TCAGGGCGCGATGAGCTCGCGCTCGGTCAGCACGACGGTCAGTGCCTGGTCGTGCGGCTGGACTTCGAAGGCCGCCTCGCAGCAGCTCCACCCCAGCCCGATCGTCGTGACGCCGGGATGCGCCTCGATCCAGCGGTCGAAGTAGCCGCCGCCGTAACCCAGTCTGAAGCCTTCCCGCGTGTAGCCCAGGCATGGGACGAGCAGCACCTCCGGCACCAGCACCGGCCCGGACGAGCTGGGGATGCCGCACTCGTCCTTCACCGTCGGCTCCTGGCCGTCCCAGCGCCGGAACGTCATCGCCGCCGGCCCGTGGTCGCCGGCTTTACGCGCGAAGGGCAGCGCCAATTGCATTTCCCCCCCGAGCTTGTGGGTCGAGGCCCAGGCCGCTGCGTTAAATTCACCCTCCAGGGGCCAATAGAGGCCGAGGGTCAGCGGCTCGAGCTCGCGCAGCAGCGGAAGCAGCTGCTCGCCCAGCTTGTCGGCCGCGAGACGCGCCTCGGCACCGGCCCACCATTCGCGGCGGCGCGCCAGCAAGGCGCGACGCAATTCGCTTCGCTCATGGGGCCAGGTCTTGCCGGTTGTGCCGGCGGCTTCGGGGGCCGTGGGGGAGTCACTCATCGCAGGTCGGCATGAAGTTCGCTCGGATCACTGTAACCGCCCTCGCCTCCGCCACCGTGACCGTCTCGGCCACCGTCGGCGCCCTCGGTCTCCTGTGCCTGACCACGGCGGTCACGGCGCCCTCCGCCCTCGCGCAGTCGAGCACGACCTTCAACGTCGTGCCCAACGCCCTGCCGCCGCTGCCGGACCTGGTCACCGACGCCCGCGAGGCCTGGCGCGTGCGGGACCGCTCCCGCCTGGCCGCGATGCGGCAGGCGGCCTTCGACCAGCAGCATCCGCTCGCCCCCTGGTTCGACTACTGGGAGCTGAACGCCCGGCTGTCGGAAGCCCAGCAGCCCGAGCTCAACGCGTTCTACGCGCGCTGGCCCGGCGCCTACGTCGAAGACCGGCTGCGCAATGACTGGCTGCTGGAGCTGGGCCATCGCCGCGACTGGATCAACTTCCGCCGTGACCACGCCGCCTACAAGATGCAGGACGACCGCGAGGTCGCCTGCTACGCGCTGCTCGCCGACCCGCCGGGACGCGACCTGCGCGACGCCGCGCGCGCCGCCTGGTTCGCGCAGCGCGACGCGGATGAAGGCTGCAACATGCTGGCGGCCACGCTGCATGAGAACGGCCAGTTCAAGGATTCCGACGTCTGGCGCAAGCTGCGCTTCGTCGTCGAGACCAACAAGCCGCGCGCGGTGAAGCAGACCGGGGCGCTGCTGTCCAAGCCCGACCAGGAGGCGCTGGCCGAGCTGATGGACAAGCCGGACCGCTACCTGAAGCGCAAGGCCGCGGCCTCGCCGCGCGCCAAGGCCGAGCTGACGATGCTGGCGCTGATGCGCCTGCTGGCCACCGACTACGACAAGGCGGACGACGACGTGCGCCGCTGGGCGGCCAAGCTGCCCAACGACCTGTCCGCGTGGCTCTGGGCGCAGTACGGCAGACAGGCGGCGCTGCGGCTGAAGGACGAGGCCAACGAGCACTTCGATCGCGCGATGAAGCTGCAGGCCAGGCTCGGCCCGGTGGAATGGAGCGACGACACGGTCAGTTGGATGGCACGCGCCGCGCTGCGCGGCGACGCGGGCGCGAGCCGGCCGGAGCAGCTCATGTCGGCGATCTCGCTGATGAAGCCGTCGGACCAGAAGGACATCACCTGGCAGTATTGGCGCGCGAAGGCGCAGCAGCAGCTGGCGCCGAGCGGCCCGTCCGGCGACGCGCAGCGCCGCGAGACCCAGGAGACGCTGCGTGCGATCGCCTCACCGCTGAGCTTCTACGGCAAGCTGGCCGCCGATGAACTGAAGCTGCGCCTGCCGCTGCCGCCGACACCCGCCGATCTGACGGCGCCGGAGCGCACGCAGGCGCTCGCGAATCCGGGCATCCAGCGCGCGCTCCAGCTGCTGGCCGTGGGCCTGCGCAGCGAAGGCCAGCGCGAATGGAACTTCAGCCTGCGGGGTCTGTCGGATCGCGAGCTGCTGTCGATCGCGCAGGCGGCGTGCGAGCGCGAACTCTGGGAGCGCTGCATCCAGACCAGCGAGCGCACGAGGACCGAGATCGACCTCGCGCAGCGCTTC
This genomic stretch from Mitsuaria sp. 7 harbors:
- a CDS encoding 5-formyltetrahydrofolate cyclo-ligase, with the translated sequence MSDSPTAPEAAGTTGKTWPHERSELRRALLARRREWWAGAEARLAADKLGEQLLPLLRELEPLTLGLYWPLEGEFNAAAWASTHKLGGEMQLALPFARKAGDHGPAAMTFRRWDGQEPTVKDECGIPSSSGPVLVPEVLLVPCLGYTREGFRLGYGGGYFDRWIEAHPGVTTIGLGWSCCEAAFEVQPHDQALTVVLTERELIAP
- a CDS encoding lytic transglycosylase domain-containing protein; amino-acid sequence: MKFARITVTALASATVTVSATVGALGLLCLTTAVTAPSALAQSSTTFNVVPNALPPLPDLVTDAREAWRVRDRSRLAAMRQAAFDQQHPLAPWFDYWELNARLSEAQQPELNAFYARWPGAYVEDRLRNDWLLELGHRRDWINFRRDHAAYKMQDDREVACYALLADPPGRDLRDAARAAWFAQRDADEGCNMLAATLHENGQFKDSDVWRKLRFVVETNKPRAVKQTGALLSKPDQEALAELMDKPDRYLKRKAAASPRAKAELTMLALMRLLATDYDKADDDVRRWAAKLPNDLSAWLWAQYGRQAALRLKDEANEHFDRAMKLQARLGPVEWSDDTVSWMARAALRGDAGASRPEQLMSAISLMKPSDQKDITWQYWRAKAQQQLAPSGPSGDAQRRETQETLRAIASPLSFYGKLAADELKLRLPLPPTPADLTAPERTQALANPGIQRALQLLAVGLRSEGQREWNFSLRGLSDRELLSIAQAACERELWERCIQTSERTRTEIDLAQRFPMPYRADVLKQSTAVGLDPAYVYGLIRQESRFMMDARSHVGAGGLMQVMPATAKWTAKKLGVDFKPDMLHDRDTNLRLGTGYLKLVMDSFEGSQAMAAAAYNAGPNRPRRWRDGPQLDAAIWTENIPIWETRDYVRKVLSNATIYAQLMGRETGTVLRDRLGRVIGPAAASAPDIPANGTN